In Bryobacteraceae bacterium, the following proteins share a genomic window:
- a CDS encoding DUF4159 domain-containing protein: protein MVRPRCSARARAWLAVCAALLIGAAIASAQRAGNVWARYEHEMQDPVDDPPDADHKGEFVLGRLRYRSAMDGRRRFGGYSRWGIDANKGDRTFLAIIRRLTRIDIRPIEQIVDIDSEDMFEIPFLIAISVGDWDISPEQGARLRKYFDRGGFLMVDDFHNDREWANFMAGIRQIYPDAQPDELDDTDPAFHTIFDLKERIRAPGANVVHGDGIERGGVVPHWRALRDRRGRMIVAMSFNQDVGDGWEFADHPDYPEKYGSMAMRLGMNYVIYAMTH from the coding sequence ATGGTCCGGCCACGTTGCAGTGCGCGCGCGAGGGCGTGGCTGGCGGTGTGCGCCGCGTTGTTGATCGGGGCGGCGATCGCTTCCGCGCAGCGGGCGGGCAACGTTTGGGCGCGGTACGAGCACGAGATGCAGGACCCGGTGGACGACCCGCCGGACGCAGACCATAAGGGCGAGTTCGTGCTTGGGCGGCTGCGGTACCGTTCAGCGATGGACGGCCGGCGACGCTTCGGCGGGTACTCGCGCTGGGGCATCGACGCCAACAAGGGCGACCGTACGTTTCTGGCGATCATCCGGCGGCTGACGCGCATCGACATCCGGCCCATCGAGCAGATCGTCGATATCGACAGCGAGGACATGTTCGAGATTCCGTTCCTGATCGCGATCTCCGTCGGCGACTGGGACATCTCCCCGGAGCAGGGCGCGCGGCTGCGGAAGTACTTCGACCGCGGCGGATTCCTCATGGTGGACGACTTCCACAACGATCGCGAGTGGGCGAACTTCATGGCCGGCATCCGGCAGATCTACCCGGACGCGCAACCCGACGAGCTCGACGACACGGACCCCGCATTTCATACCATCTTCGATCTCAAAGAACGGATCCGGGCGCCGGGAGCCAATGTGGTGCACGGAGACGGCATCGAGCGCGGCGGCGTTGTTCCGCACTGGCGCGCGCTACGCGACCGGCGTGGGCGGATGATCGTGGCGATGTCGTTCAACCAGGATGTGGGCGATGGGTGGGAGTTCGCCGATCACCCGGACTATCCGGAGAAGTACGGATCGATGGCGATGCGGCTGGGGATGAACTACGTCATATACGCGATGACGCACTGA
- a CDS encoding mechanosensitive ion channel, whose protein sequence is MPAVGQLDLFEFFTLSRILSVIAVLGLTWLLLRYLRTILESASSRTPRARFLIKWTEPILRIVVWFAALLICFDLIAPTRETFLAAVGSAAIAIGLGAQDLIKNLVGGLVILTDRPYQLGDRVKIGDAYGEIDHIGLRSSKLTTPDDTRVTIPNADILSMQVFNANSGVPDCQVVTDLFLPHSADPDIAQEVGYEAAYTCPYLYVAKPVVVLVADVLDQRPYLRVRVKAYVYDHRFEPAMQSDITLRAKREFLRRGLLPAPAAPVSASSRI, encoded by the coding sequence ATGCCTGCTGTCGGGCAGTTGGATCTGTTCGAGTTCTTCACGCTATCGCGGATTCTCTCCGTGATCGCGGTCCTCGGGCTCACCTGGCTGCTGCTGCGCTACCTCCGCACGATCCTCGAATCGGCAAGCTCGCGCACTCCGCGCGCACGGTTCCTCATCAAGTGGACCGAGCCCATTCTCCGCATCGTCGTCTGGTTTGCGGCGCTGCTCATCTGCTTCGATCTCATCGCCCCCACTCGCGAAACGTTCCTCGCCGCCGTCGGCTCCGCCGCCATCGCCATCGGACTCGGCGCTCAGGATCTCATCAAGAACCTCGTCGGCGGACTGGTCATCCTCACGGACCGTCCCTATCAGCTCGGCGACCGCGTCAAGATCGGCGACGCCTACGGCGAAATCGATCACATCGGCCTCCGGTCGAGCAAGCTCACCACCCCCGACGACACCCGCGTCACCATCCCCAACGCCGACATCCTTTCGATGCAGGTGTTCAACGCCAACTCCGGCGTCCCGGATTGCCAGGTGGTCACGGATCTGTTCCTGCCCCATTCCGCCGACCCCGACATCGCCCAGGAAGTCGGTTACGAGGCCGCCTACACCTGCCCCTACCTGTACGTCGCCAAGCCTGTCGTCGTGCTCGTTGCCGATGTCCTCGATCAGCGCCCATACTTGCGAGTCCGCGTGAAGGCCTACGTTTACGACCACCGCTTCGAGCCCGCCATGCAGAGCGACATCACGCTCCGCGCCAAGCGCGAATTTCTCCGCCGCGGCCTGCTCCCCGCCCCGGCTGCGCCCGTCAGTGCGTCATCGCGTATATGA
- a CDS encoding cupin domain-containing protein — protein sequence MTITAIDTAALPWEERFNEHLGRTLYRKNLVTDPDTGMEIRLVRYPAGVINSRHTHPCAHGMYVLEGALVTHEGTFGPGHFVWFPEGPVMEHGATAETDVTVLFITNKPFEIHYQE from the coding sequence ATGACGATCACCGCCATCGATACCGCCGCCCTGCCCTGGGAAGAACGCTTCAACGAGCACCTGGGCCGCACCCTCTACCGCAAGAATCTCGTCACCGACCCCGACACCGGCATGGAAATCCGGCTCGTCCGGTATCCGGCCGGCGTCATCAACAGCCGCCACACTCATCCCTGCGCCCACGGCATGTACGTGTTGGAAGGCGCCCTCGTCACCCACGAGGGCACGTTCGGGCCTGGACACTTCGTCTGGTTCCCCGAGGGGCCGGTGATGGAGCACGGCGCCACTGCCGAAACCGACGTCACGGTGCTGTTCATCACCAACAAGCCGTTCGAGATCCACTACCAGGAGTGA